The following proteins are co-located in the Gorilla gorilla gorilla isolate KB3781 chromosome 7, NHGRI_mGorGor1-v2.1_pri, whole genome shotgun sequence genome:
- the RECQL4 gene encoding ATP-dependent DNA helicase Q4 isoform X12 has translation MERLRDVREQLQAWERAFRRQRGRRPSQDDVEAAPEETRALYREYRTLKRTTGQTGGGPRSSESLPAAAEEAPEPRCWGPHLNRAATKSPQPTPGRSCQGSVPDYGQRLKANLKGTLQAGPALGRRPWPLGRSSSKTSTPKPPGTGPVPSFAEKVSDEPPQLPEPQPRPGRLQHLQASLSQRLGSLDPGWLQRCHSEVPDFLGAPKTCRPDLGSEESQLLIPGESAVLGPGAGSQGPEASALQEVSIRAGSPQPSSSGGKKRRRNEEPWGSPAQVQQESSQAGPPSEGAGAVALEEDLPGEPVQAQPPQPCSSPSNPRLARHDRGNYVRLNMKQKHYVRGRALRGRLLRKQVRQRRARTGIPFPSPQPSCISRPVTLLCGHPPGMEAEVAEEREVFWGGWCHSHNQGVLFPERAVRSLGSPVSPASEEDTDPVGPEPLVPSPQPVPEVPSLDPTVLPLYSLGPSGQLAETPAEVFQALEQLGHQAFRPGQERAVMRILSGISTLLVLPTGAGKSLCYQLPALLYTRRSPCLTLVVSPLLSLMDDQVSGLPPCLKAACIHSGMTRKQRESVLQKIRAAQVHVLMLTPEALVGAGGLPPAAQLPPVAFACIDEAHCLSQWSHNFRPCYLRVCKVLRERMGVHCFLGLTATATRRTASDVAQHLAVAEGPDLHGPAPVPANLHLSVSMDRDTDQALLTLLQGKRFRNLDSIIIYCNRREDTERIAALLRTCLHAARVPGSGGAAWTELVSPWTHLGHTWSYPTDHLPVFPKGHAPKTTAEAYHAGMCIRERRRVQRAFMQGQLRVVVATVAFGMGLDRPDVRAVLHLGLPPSFESYVQAVGRAGRDGQPAHCHLFLQPQGEDLRELRRHVHADSTDFLAVKRLVQRVFPACTCTCTRPPSEQEGAVGGERPVPKYPPQEAEQLGHQAAPGPRRVCMGHERALPIQLTVQALDMPEEGEEPGVSHRGVEGLSPRPLSPALPPAIETLLCYLELHPHHWLELLATTYTHCRLNCPGGPAQLQALAHRCPPLAVCLAQRLPEDPGQGSSSVEFDMVKLVDSMGWELASVRRALCQLQWDHEPRTGVRRGTGVLVEFSELAFHLRSPGDLTAEEKDQICDFLYGRVQARERQALARLRRTFQAFHSVAFPSCRPCLEQQDEERSTKLKDLLGRYFEEEEEQGQEPGGMEDAQGPEPGQARLQDWEDQVRCDIRQFLSLRPEEKFSGRAVARIFHGIGSPCYPAQVYGQDRRFWRKYLHLSFHALVGLATEELLRVAR, from the exons ATGGAGCGGCTGCGGGACGTGCGGGAGCAGTTGCAGGCGTGGGAGCGCGCGTTCCGACGGCAGCGCGGGCGGCGACCGAGCCAG GACGACGTGGAGGCGGCGCCGGAGGAGACCCGCG CGCTCTACCGGGAGTACCGCACTCTGAAGCGTACCACGGGCCAGACCGGCGGCGGGCCCCGCAGCTCCGAGTCGCTCCCCGCGGCGGCCGAAGAG GCGCCAGAGCCCCGCTGCTGGGGGCCCCATCTGAATCGGGCTGCGACCAAGAGTCCACAGCCTACGCCAGGGCGGAGCTGCCAGGGCTCGGTGCCGGACTACGGGCAGCGGCTCAAGGCCAATCTCAAAGGCACCCTGCAG GCCGGACCAGCCCTGGGCCGCAGACCCTGGCCTCTAGGAAGATCCTCATCCAAGACGTCCACCCCAAAGCCCCCAGGTACAGGGCCTGTTCCTTCCTTTGCAGAAAAAGTCAGTGATGAGCCTCCACAGCTCCCTGAGCCCCAGCCAAGGCCAGGCCGGCTCCAGCATCTGCAGGCATCCCTGAGCCAGCGGCTGGGCTCCCTAGATCCTGGCTGGTTACAGCGATGTCACAGTGAGGTCCCAGATTTTCTGGGGGCCCCCAAAACCTGCAGGCCTGATCTAGGCTCAGAGGAATCACAACTTCTGATCCCTGGTGAGTCGGCTGTGCTTGGTCCTGGTGCTGGCTCCCAGGGCCCAGAGGCTTCAGCCCTCCAAGAAGTCAGCATCCGTGCAGGGAGCCCCCAGCCCAGCAGCAGTGGAGGCAAGAAGCGGAGACGGAATGAGGAGCCCTGGGGGAGCCCCGCACAGGTCCAGCAGGAGAGCAGCCAAGCTGGACCCCCATCAGAGGGGGCTGGGGCTGTAGCACTTGAGGAAGACCTTCCAGGGGAACCTGTACAGGCACAGCCACCTCAGCCCTGCAGCAGCCCATCGAACCCCAG GCTGGCCCGCCATGACAGGGGCAATTACGTACGGCTCAACATGAAGCAGAAACACTACGTGCGGGGCCGGGCACTCCGTGGCAGGCTCCTCCGCAAGCAGGTAAGACAGCGACGGGCCAGGACAGgcattccctttccctcccctcagcCCTCCTGTATTTCCCGCCCAGTGACCCTCCTATGTGGGCACCCCCCAGGCATGGAAGCAGAAGTGGCGGAAGAAAGGGAAGTGTTTTGGGGGGGGTGGTGCCACAGTCACAACCAAGGAGTCTTGTTTCCTGAACGAGCAGTTCGATCGCTGGGCAGCCCAGTGTCCCCGGCCAG TGAGGAAGACACAGACCCTGTTGGGCCTGAGCCACTGGTTCCTTCACCACAACCTGTACCTGAGGTGCCCAGCCTGGACCCCACCGTGCTGCCACTCTACTCCCTGGGGCCCTCAGGGCAGCTGGCAG AGACGCCGGCTGAGGTGTTCCAGGCCCTGGAGCAGCTGGGGCACCAAGCCTTTCGCCCTGGGCAGGAGCGTGCAGTCATGCGGATCCTGTCTG GCATCTCCACGCTGCTGGTGCTGCCTACAGGTGCCGGCAAGTCCCTGTGCTACCAGCTCCCGGCGCTGCTCTACACCCGGCGCAGCCCCTGCCTCACGTTGGTCGTCTCTCCCCTGCTGTCACTCATGGATGACCAG GTGTctggcctgccaccatgtctCAAGGCGGCCTGTATACACTCAGGCATGACCAGGAAGCAACGGGAATCTGTCCTGCAGAAG ATTCGGGCAGCCCAGGTACATGTGCTGATGCTGACACCTGAGGCGCTGGTGGGGGCGGGAGGCCTCCCTCCAGCCGCACAGCTGCCTCCAGTTGCTTTTGCCTGCATTGATGAGGCCCACTGCCTCTCCCAGTGGTCCCACAACTTCCGGCCCTGCTACCTGCGCGTCTGCAAG GTGCTTCGGGAGCGCATGGGCGTGCACTGCTTCCTGGGCCTCACAGCCACAGCCACACGCCGCACTGCCAGTGACGTGGCACAGCACCTGGCTGTGGCTGAAGGGCCTGACCTCCATGGGCCAGCCCCAGTTCCCGCCAACCTGCACCTTTCCGTGTCCATGGACAGGGACACAGACCAG GCACTGTTGACGCTGCTGCAAGGCAAACGTTTTCGAAACCTGGATTCCATTATCATTTACTGCAACCGGCGCGAGGACACAGAGCGGATCGCTGCGCTTCTCCGAACCTGCCTGCACGCAGCCCGGGTCCCAGGGTCTGGAGGTGCGGCATGGACAGAGCTGGTGTCCCCATGGACCCACCTTGGGCACACATGGTCCTATCCCACTGACCATCTGCCTGTCTTCCCCAAAGGTCATGCCCCCAAAACCACGGCTGAGGCCTACCACGCGGGCATGTGCATCCGGGAACGGCGGCGGGTACAGCGAGCCTTCATGCAGGGCCAGTTGCGGGTGGTGGTGGCCACGGTGGCCTTTGGGATGGGGCTGGACCGGCCAGATGTGCGGGCTGTGCTGCATCTGGGGCTGCCCCCAAGCTTCGAGAGCTACGTGCAGGCCGTGGGCCGGGCCGGGCGTGACGGGCAGCCTGCCCACTGCCACCTCTTCCTGCAGCCCCAG GGCGAAGACCTGCGAGAGCTGCGCAGACACGTGCACGCCGACAGCACGGACTTCCTGGCTGTGAAGAGGCTGGTACAGCGCGTGTTCCCAGCCTGCACCTGCACCTGCACCAGGCCACCCTCGGAGCAGGAAGGGGCCGTGGGTGGGGAGAGGCCTGTGCCCAAGTACCCCCCTCAAGAGGCTGAGCAGCTTGGCCACCAAGCAGCCCCAGGACCCAGAAGGGTCTGCATGGGCCATGAGCGGGCACTCCCAATACAGCTTACCGTACAGGCTTTGGACATGCCGGAGGAGGGTGAGGAACCTGGGGTAAGCCACAGGGGTGTGGAGGGGCTGTCCCCGCGTCCCCTGAGCCCTGCTCTGCCCCCAGCCATTGAGACTTTGCTGTGCTACCTGGAGCTGCACCCACACCACTGGCTGGAGCTGCTGGCGACCACCTATACCCATTGCCGTCTGAACTGCCCTGGGGGCCCTGCCCAGCTCCAGGCCCTGGCCCACAG GTGTCCCCCTTTGGCTGTGTGCTTGGCCCAGCGGCTGCCTGAGGACCCAGGGCAAGGCAGCAGCTCCGTGGAGTTTGACATGGTCAAGCTGGTGGACTCCATGGGCTGGGAGCTGGCCTCTGTGCGGCGGGCTCTCTGCCAGCTGCAGTGGGACCACGAGCCCAGGACAG GTGTGCGGCGTGGGACAGGGGTGCTTGTGGAGTTCAGTGAGCTGGCCTTCCACCTTCGCAGCCCGGGGGACCTGACCGCTGAGGAAAAGGACCAGATCTGTGACTTCCTCTATGGCCGTGTGCAGGCCCGGGAGCGCCAGGCCCTGGCCCGTCTGCGCAGAACCTTCCAGGCCTTTCACAG CGTAGCCTTCCCCAGCTGCAGGCCCTGCCTGGAGCAGCAGGATGAGGAGCGCAGCACCAAGCTCAAGGACCTGCTCGGCCGCTActttgaggaagaggaagagcaaGGGCAGGAGCCGGGAGGCATGGAGGATGCACAGGGCCCCGAGCCAGGGCAGGCCAGA CTCCAGGATTGGGAGGACCAGGTCCGCTGCGACATCCGCCAGTTCCTGTCCCTGAGGCCAGAGGAGAAGTTCTCCGGCAGGGCTGTGGCCCGCATCTTCCACGGCATCG GAAGCCCCTGCTACCCGGCCCAGGTGTATGGGCAGGACCGACGCTTCTGGAGAAAATACCTGCACCTGAGCTTCCATGCCCTGGTGGGCCTGGCCACGGAAGAGCTCCTGCGGGTGGCCCGCTGA
- the RECQL4 gene encoding ATP-dependent DNA helicase Q4 isoform X2: MHKHSQGHKVPVTQGASPAAACSILKTKSQPSPCDRLENEDLGLAQGHSLSDKPGKGAGEDTLAPRPFFLSTFPHTRQTNRALVTGGHQSRRPGHQGRQAPPCDAPSPPAGRRERDGPRSPAFREDAPARLLRASSRGRRWTLRSFASRAGPAPPGRDDVEAAPEETRALYREYRTLKRTTGQTGGGPRSSESLPAAAEEAPEPRCWGPHLNRAATKSPQPTPGRSCQGSVPDYGQRLKANLKGTLQAGPALGRRPWPLGRSSSKTSTPKPPGTGPVPSFAEKVSDEPPQLPEPQPRPGRLQHLQASLSQRLGSLDPGWLQRCHSEVPDFLGAPKTCRPDLGSEESQLLIPGESAVLGPGAGSQGPEASALQEVSIRAGSPQPSSSGGKKRRRNEEPWGSPAQVQQESSQAGPPSEGAGAVALEEDLPGEPVQAQPPQPCSSPSNPRYYGLSPSSQARAGKAEGTAHLHIFPRLARHDRGNYVRLNMKQKHYVRGRALRGRLLRKQVRQRRARTGIPFPSPQPSCISRPVTLLCGHPPGMEAEVAEEREVFWGGWCHSHNQGVLFPERAVRSLGSPVSPASEEDTDPVGPEPLVPSPQPVPEVPSLDPTVLPLYSLGPSGQLAETPAEVFQALEQLGHQAFRPGQERAVMRILSGISTLLVLPTGAGKSLCYQLPALLYTRRSPCLTLVVSPLLSLMDDQVSGLPPCLKAACIHSGMTRKQRESVLQKIRAAQVHVLMLTPEALVGAGGLPPAAQLPPVAFACIDEAHCLSQWSHNFRPCYLRVCKVLRERMGVHCFLGLTATATRRTASDVAQHLAVAEGPDLHGPAPVPANLHLSVSMDRDTDQALLTLLQGKRFRNLDSIIIYCNRREDTERIAALLRTCLHAARVPGSGGAAWTELVSPWTHLGHTWSYPTDHLPVFPKGHAPKTTAEAYHAGMCIRERRRVQRAFMQGQLRVVVATVAFGMGLDRPDVRAVLHLGLPPSFESYVQAVGRAGRDGQPAHCHLFLQPQGEDLRELRRHVHADSTDFLAVKRLVQRVFPACTCTCTRPPSEQEGAVGGERPVPKYPPQEAEQLGHQAAPGPRRVCMGHERALPIQLTVQALDMPEEAIETLLCYLELHPHHWLELLATTYTHCRLNCPGGPAQLQALAHRCPPLAVCLAQRLPEDPGQGSSSVEFDMVKLVDSMGWELASVRRALCQLQWDHEPRTGVRRGTGVLVEFSELAFHLRSPGDLTAEEKDQICDFLYGRVQARERQALARLRRTFQAFHSVAFPSCRPCLEQQDEERSTKLKDLLGRYFEEEEEQGQEPGGMEDAQGPEPGQARLQDWEDQVRCDIRQFLSLRPEEKFSGRAVARIFHGIGSPCYPAQVYGQDRRFWRKYLHLSFHALVGLATEELLRVAR, from the exons ATGCACAAACACTCCCAAGGCCACAAGGTACCTGTGACACAGGGTGCCAGCCCTGCTGCTGCCTGTAGCATCCTCAAAACTAAATCGCAGCCATCTCCCTGTGACAGATTAGAAAATGAAGACCTCGgcctggcccaaggtcacagcctgagtgacaagccAGGGAAGGGGGCTGGGGAAGACACTCTGGCCCCAAGGCCCTTCTTTTTGTCGACTTTTCCACATACAA GACAGACCAACCGAGCACTTGTCACGGGAGGACACCAAAGCAGACGGCCTGGCCACCAAGGGAGGCAGGCACCTCCGTGCGAcgccccctcccctcccgccGGCCGCAGGGAACGCGACGGTCCTCGGTCGCCTGCGTTTCGCGAAGACGCCCCCGCCCGGCTCCTCCGGGCCTCGAGCCGCGGGAGGCGCTGGACCCTCCGCTCTTTCGCCTCCCGAGCGGGGCCTGCTCCTCCAGGTCGG GACGACGTGGAGGCGGCGCCGGAGGAGACCCGCG CGCTCTACCGGGAGTACCGCACTCTGAAGCGTACCACGGGCCAGACCGGCGGCGGGCCCCGCAGCTCCGAGTCGCTCCCCGCGGCGGCCGAAGAG GCGCCAGAGCCCCGCTGCTGGGGGCCCCATCTGAATCGGGCTGCGACCAAGAGTCCACAGCCTACGCCAGGGCGGAGCTGCCAGGGCTCGGTGCCGGACTACGGGCAGCGGCTCAAGGCCAATCTCAAAGGCACCCTGCAG GCCGGACCAGCCCTGGGCCGCAGACCCTGGCCTCTAGGAAGATCCTCATCCAAGACGTCCACCCCAAAGCCCCCAGGTACAGGGCCTGTTCCTTCCTTTGCAGAAAAAGTCAGTGATGAGCCTCCACAGCTCCCTGAGCCCCAGCCAAGGCCAGGCCGGCTCCAGCATCTGCAGGCATCCCTGAGCCAGCGGCTGGGCTCCCTAGATCCTGGCTGGTTACAGCGATGTCACAGTGAGGTCCCAGATTTTCTGGGGGCCCCCAAAACCTGCAGGCCTGATCTAGGCTCAGAGGAATCACAACTTCTGATCCCTGGTGAGTCGGCTGTGCTTGGTCCTGGTGCTGGCTCCCAGGGCCCAGAGGCTTCAGCCCTCCAAGAAGTCAGCATCCGTGCAGGGAGCCCCCAGCCCAGCAGCAGTGGAGGCAAGAAGCGGAGACGGAATGAGGAGCCCTGGGGGAGCCCCGCACAGGTCCAGCAGGAGAGCAGCCAAGCTGGACCCCCATCAGAGGGGGCTGGGGCTGTAGCACTTGAGGAAGACCTTCCAGGGGAACCTGTACAGGCACAGCCACCTCAGCCCTGCAGCAGCCCATCGAACCCCAGGTACTACGGACTCAGCCCCTCCAGTCAAGCTAGGGCTGGGAAGGCTGAGGGCACAGCCCACCTGCACATCTTCCCTAGGCTGGCCCGCCATGACAGGGGCAATTACGTACGGCTCAACATGAAGCAGAAACACTACGTGCGGGGCCGGGCACTCCGTGGCAGGCTCCTCCGCAAGCAGGTAAGACAGCGACGGGCCAGGACAGgcattccctttccctcccctcagcCCTCCTGTATTTCCCGCCCAGTGACCCTCCTATGTGGGCACCCCCCAGGCATGGAAGCAGAAGTGGCGGAAGAAAGGGAAGTGTTTTGGGGGGGGTGGTGCCACAGTCACAACCAAGGAGTCTTGTTTCCTGAACGAGCAGTTCGATCGCTGGGCAGCCCAGTGTCCCCGGCCAG TGAGGAAGACACAGACCCTGTTGGGCCTGAGCCACTGGTTCCTTCACCACAACCTGTACCTGAGGTGCCCAGCCTGGACCCCACCGTGCTGCCACTCTACTCCCTGGGGCCCTCAGGGCAGCTGGCAG AGACGCCGGCTGAGGTGTTCCAGGCCCTGGAGCAGCTGGGGCACCAAGCCTTTCGCCCTGGGCAGGAGCGTGCAGTCATGCGGATCCTGTCTG GCATCTCCACGCTGCTGGTGCTGCCTACAGGTGCCGGCAAGTCCCTGTGCTACCAGCTCCCGGCGCTGCTCTACACCCGGCGCAGCCCCTGCCTCACGTTGGTCGTCTCTCCCCTGCTGTCACTCATGGATGACCAG GTGTctggcctgccaccatgtctCAAGGCGGCCTGTATACACTCAGGCATGACCAGGAAGCAACGGGAATCTGTCCTGCAGAAG ATTCGGGCAGCCCAGGTACATGTGCTGATGCTGACACCTGAGGCGCTGGTGGGGGCGGGAGGCCTCCCTCCAGCCGCACAGCTGCCTCCAGTTGCTTTTGCCTGCATTGATGAGGCCCACTGCCTCTCCCAGTGGTCCCACAACTTCCGGCCCTGCTACCTGCGCGTCTGCAAG GTGCTTCGGGAGCGCATGGGCGTGCACTGCTTCCTGGGCCTCACAGCCACAGCCACACGCCGCACTGCCAGTGACGTGGCACAGCACCTGGCTGTGGCTGAAGGGCCTGACCTCCATGGGCCAGCCCCAGTTCCCGCCAACCTGCACCTTTCCGTGTCCATGGACAGGGACACAGACCAG GCACTGTTGACGCTGCTGCAAGGCAAACGTTTTCGAAACCTGGATTCCATTATCATTTACTGCAACCGGCGCGAGGACACAGAGCGGATCGCTGCGCTTCTCCGAACCTGCCTGCACGCAGCCCGGGTCCCAGGGTCTGGAGGTGCGGCATGGACAGAGCTGGTGTCCCCATGGACCCACCTTGGGCACACATGGTCCTATCCCACTGACCATCTGCCTGTCTTCCCCAAAGGTCATGCCCCCAAAACCACGGCTGAGGCCTACCACGCGGGCATGTGCATCCGGGAACGGCGGCGGGTACAGCGAGCCTTCATGCAGGGCCAGTTGCGGGTGGTGGTGGCCACGGTGGCCTTTGGGATGGGGCTGGACCGGCCAGATGTGCGGGCTGTGCTGCATCTGGGGCTGCCCCCAAGCTTCGAGAGCTACGTGCAGGCCGTGGGCCGGGCCGGGCGTGACGGGCAGCCTGCCCACTGCCACCTCTTCCTGCAGCCCCAG GGCGAAGACCTGCGAGAGCTGCGCAGACACGTGCACGCCGACAGCACGGACTTCCTGGCTGTGAAGAGGCTGGTACAGCGCGTGTTCCCAGCCTGCACCTGCACCTGCACCAGGCCACCCTCGGAGCAGGAAGGGGCCGTGGGTGGGGAGAGGCCTGTGCCCAAGTACCCCCCTCAAGAGGCTGAGCAGCTTGGCCACCAAGCAGCCCCAGGACCCAGAAGGGTCTGCATGGGCCATGAGCGGGCACTCCCAATACAGCTTACCGTACAGGCTTTGGACATGCCGGAGGAGG CCATTGAGACTTTGCTGTGCTACCTGGAGCTGCACCCACACCACTGGCTGGAGCTGCTGGCGACCACCTATACCCATTGCCGTCTGAACTGCCCTGGGGGCCCTGCCCAGCTCCAGGCCCTGGCCCACAG GTGTCCCCCTTTGGCTGTGTGCTTGGCCCAGCGGCTGCCTGAGGACCCAGGGCAAGGCAGCAGCTCCGTGGAGTTTGACATGGTCAAGCTGGTGGACTCCATGGGCTGGGAGCTGGCCTCTGTGCGGCGGGCTCTCTGCCAGCTGCAGTGGGACCACGAGCCCAGGACAG GTGTGCGGCGTGGGACAGGGGTGCTTGTGGAGTTCAGTGAGCTGGCCTTCCACCTTCGCAGCCCGGGGGACCTGACCGCTGAGGAAAAGGACCAGATCTGTGACTTCCTCTATGGCCGTGTGCAGGCCCGGGAGCGCCAGGCCCTGGCCCGTCTGCGCAGAACCTTCCAGGCCTTTCACAG CGTAGCCTTCCCCAGCTGCAGGCCCTGCCTGGAGCAGCAGGATGAGGAGCGCAGCACCAAGCTCAAGGACCTGCTCGGCCGCTActttgaggaagaggaagagcaaGGGCAGGAGCCGGGAGGCATGGAGGATGCACAGGGCCCCGAGCCAGGGCAGGCCAGA CTCCAGGATTGGGAGGACCAGGTCCGCTGCGACATCCGCCAGTTCCTGTCCCTGAGGCCAGAGGAGAAGTTCTCCGGCAGGGCTGTGGCCCGCATCTTCCACGGCATCG GAAGCCCCTGCTACCCGGCCCAGGTGTATGGGCAGGACCGACGCTTCTGGAGAAAATACCTGCACCTGAGCTTCCATGCCCTGGTGGGCCTGGCCACGGAAGAGCTCCTGCGGGTGGCCCGCTGA